In one window of Lewinella sp. 4G2 DNA:
- a CDS encoding phosphotransferase, translating into MDSTSSLAERFAHPEFLTSFTHELATYLPARRWFTSKGKKLERTEVTHVLPVAEAAIVVIRNTYADGATERYQMPLAQLAGPTEQLNYLRDFSGMAVFQVPGGPLIVDAVPLPQFRSALYRMIRNGEDGSNGLKCDTGKLLRTAPAAAPSVVPAIDTSNTAIVYADSYFFKLFRKLDEGLNPDLELVRYLSEHAGFAHCPPYAGSIGVGEMHDDGYLNLGMMSGKVDNRGDAWEYFQELTERYFASNDEVDQETLGRAKLLGRRTAEMHRALAKNATDNELLRPTLMTPEYRAEITAAAQKLLNRQMAELAGKAGELGGETGDLAKRVLALKDTFNDKLEALANEPMDLNLIRLHGDYHLGQVLVTEDDFYIIDFEGEPLLSIPERRRKRPALKDVAGMVRSFHYAAHGQLLLNDRYGAEDRFRLRSRANDWYEAVAKAFLQAYFDNSGNASFLPDNENDRQLLLDLFVLEKAVYEVAYELNSRPDWLPIPLNGLLQTAE; encoded by the coding sequence ATGGATTCGACCTCCTCCCTCGCCGAACGATTCGCTCACCCCGAATTTCTGACATCCTTTACTCACGAACTGGCCACCTACCTGCCAGCTCGACGTTGGTTCACCAGTAAGGGAAAAAAATTGGAGCGGACTGAAGTCACCCACGTCCTTCCCGTTGCGGAGGCAGCCATCGTAGTAATACGGAATACCTACGCGGACGGAGCGACGGAACGCTACCAAATGCCCCTCGCCCAATTAGCCGGCCCAACGGAACAGCTTAATTACTTGCGCGACTTTTCGGGTATGGCCGTCTTTCAGGTCCCCGGTGGCCCGCTGATTGTGGATGCCGTACCCCTTCCCCAATTCCGTTCCGCACTCTATCGAATGATTCGTAACGGGGAAGATGGATCCAACGGTTTAAAGTGTGATACCGGTAAACTACTCCGCACCGCACCCGCGGCAGCGCCCAGCGTCGTACCCGCCATCGATACGAGTAATACGGCGATCGTGTACGCTGACAGCTACTTTTTTAAGCTCTTTCGTAAACTGGACGAGGGGTTAAACCCGGATCTGGAACTGGTTCGATATCTCTCCGAACACGCCGGATTTGCCCACTGCCCACCCTACGCCGGCAGCATCGGGGTAGGGGAGATGCACGACGATGGCTACCTCAACCTCGGGATGATGAGCGGTAAAGTGGACAACCGTGGAGATGCCTGGGAATACTTCCAGGAACTCACCGAACGCTACTTCGCGAGCAACGATGAGGTAGACCAGGAGACGCTCGGCCGAGCCAAACTGCTGGGCCGGCGAACCGCTGAAATGCACCGTGCCCTCGCCAAAAACGCCACCGATAACGAACTGCTGCGGCCAACCTTAATGACGCCGGAGTACCGAGCCGAAATCACCGCCGCCGCCCAGAAACTACTGAACCGCCAAATGGCCGAACTGGCCGGAAAGGCGGGTGAACTCGGCGGAGAAACCGGTGACCTCGCCAAACGCGTACTCGCTCTCAAGGATACGTTTAACGACAAACTGGAGGCGCTCGCCAACGAGCCGATGGATCTGAACCTCATCCGCCTCCACGGTGATTACCACCTCGGGCAAGTGCTGGTGACGGAAGACGATTTCTACATTATCGACTTCGAAGGGGAGCCGTTGCTTTCCATCCCCGAACGCCGGCGCAAACGGCCCGCGCTGAAGGACGTCGCCGGTATGGTCCGCTCCTTCCACTACGCCGCCCACGGGCAACTGCTGCTGAACGATCGCTACGGCGCGGAAGACCGCTTCCGCCTGCGCAGCCGGGCGAACGATTGGTACGAGGCGGTGGCCAAAGCATTTCTACAGGCCTATTTCGATAATAGCGGCAACGCAAGCTTTCTGCCCGACAACGAAAATGACCGGCAATTGCTGCTGGACTTATTCGTACTCGAAAAAGCCGTCTACGAAGTGGCCTATGAATTAAATAGCCGGCCGGACTGGTTGCCCATACCGCTGAATGGATTACTACAAACGGCGGAATGA
- a CDS encoding RimK family alpha-L-glutamate ligase, with protein MRVTVFSRGPTLYSTSRIVAAGEDRGHTVEVVDHAYCSPALDGDHFHLLYDGRPMKSPQLVIPRIGANMTVRGAALLRQLDVMNVPHTMNANALQLARDKMGSLQVLAGAGLPIPATVLCFTLREVRLAALTLGAYPVVVKMLESTHGVGVALAHSLFELERIAEGFLQLQQRVILQEFIEESEGKDVRSFVVGDQIVATMERRAIEGEFRANMHRGASAVPIELSSADQDLVLKAASVLGVEIAGVDLIPSRHGYLLMEVNASPGLEGIETTTDVDVAGAIINYATAKVKK; from the coding sequence ATGAGAGTGACCGTATTTTCGCGGGGGCCCACCCTTTACAGTACCTCCCGCATCGTTGCCGCCGGAGAAGATCGTGGCCATACCGTCGAAGTCGTGGACCACGCCTACTGCAGCCCCGCTCTGGACGGTGACCACTTTCACCTACTGTACGACGGTAGGCCGATGAAGAGTCCCCAACTCGTCATCCCCCGCATCGGGGCGAACATGACGGTAAGGGGGGCGGCTCTGCTGCGCCAGCTCGACGTAATGAACGTCCCTCACACCATGAACGCCAACGCACTGCAACTGGCCCGTGACAAGATGGGCAGCTTGCAAGTGCTGGCGGGCGCCGGCCTACCGATCCCCGCTACCGTACTCTGCTTCACGTTGCGGGAGGTCCGGCTCGCCGCCTTGACCTTGGGTGCTTACCCGGTAGTCGTGAAGATGTTGGAAAGCACCCACGGTGTCGGCGTGGCCCTGGCCCACAGTCTTTTCGAATTGGAGCGCATCGCGGAAGGATTCCTTCAACTTCAGCAGCGCGTGATCCTGCAGGAATTCATCGAAGAAAGTGAGGGAAAGGACGTCCGGTCTTTCGTAGTGGGAGACCAAATCGTGGCTACCATGGAACGGCGGGCCATCGAAGGAGAATTCCGGGCCAACATGCACCGGGGGGCAAGCGCCGTACCCATTGAGTTGTCGTCCGCCGACCAGGATCTGGTCCTGAAGGCAGCCAGCGTCCTGGGGGTAGAGATTGCCGGCGTGGACTTGATTCCCAGCCGCCACGGCTACCTGCTGATGGAAGTCAACGCCAGCCCCGGCCTGGAAGGCATCGAAACAACAACTGATGTGGACGTAGCCGGCGCCATCATCAATTACGCCACCGCTAAAGTGAAAAAATGA
- a CDS encoding succinylglutamate desuccinylase/aspartoacylase family protein, translating to MSDIQPLLIANGEFYPGQSGPVEVVAGQLPSGNEVSIAAHVFRAYKPGPTVLFLAGIHGDEINGVEIVRRALREKIFSSLDTGTVIAVPLLNVYGFNNFSRDVPDGKDVNRSFPGSLKGSLASRIAYGLSKNILPHVDLAVDFHTGGRGTYNYPQIRYNAGEQTAKRAAEAFSPPLIIANRAPAKSLRRTAEKNLSLPVLTFEGGENLRYDALSIDVGLAGIKRLLQHQGMLPGKVVTGDKQPVRVHNSVWVRAGRAGLFQWTKRSGFRVRKGEPIGVISDPQGTRPNKRILSPRDGFLIGHTNAAVVSQGDALFHIGEIASNQ from the coding sequence ATGAGTGACATCCAACCCTTACTGATTGCGAACGGGGAGTTCTACCCCGGTCAGTCCGGCCCCGTCGAAGTGGTGGCCGGTCAGCTTCCCAGTGGTAACGAAGTTTCGATCGCCGCCCACGTCTTCCGGGCCTACAAACCCGGCCCGACCGTTTTGTTTTTAGCCGGGATCCACGGAGACGAGATCAACGGGGTGGAGATCGTGCGCCGGGCCCTGCGGGAAAAGATTTTCTCCAGCCTGGATACCGGAACGGTCATTGCCGTCCCCCTACTGAACGTATACGGATTCAACAATTTCAGCCGTGACGTACCGGACGGCAAGGACGTCAACCGCAGTTTTCCCGGTTCGCTTAAAGGTTCCCTCGCCAGCCGCATCGCTTATGGTTTGAGTAAGAATATCCTACCGCACGTAGACTTGGCCGTTGACTTTCACACGGGCGGTCGGGGCACCTATAACTATCCCCAGATCCGGTACAATGCGGGTGAACAGACGGCCAAGCGGGCAGCGGAAGCCTTCTCCCCTCCCCTGATCATCGCCAACCGAGCCCCGGCCAAATCCCTACGGCGAACAGCGGAGAAAAACCTTAGCCTTCCCGTGCTCACTTTTGAGGGTGGGGAAAATCTGCGCTACGATGCGCTGAGTATTGACGTCGGATTAGCCGGCATCAAACGGCTGCTGCAACACCAGGGGATGCTCCCCGGAAAGGTAGTGACCGGTGATAAGCAACCCGTCCGCGTCCACAACAGCGTCTGGGTGCGGGCCGGGCGCGCGGGTCTCTTTCAGTGGACGAAACGTAGCGGTTTCCGCGTCCGCAAAGGTGAGCCAATTGGGGTGATCTCCGACCCGCAGGGTACCCGACCTAACAAACGGATTCTCTCCCCCCGAGACGGCTTTTTGATTGGCCACACCAATGCGGCCGTCGTTAGCCAGGGAGATGCACTCTTCCACATCGGGGAGATCGCTAGTAACCAGTAA
- a CDS encoding TlpA family protein disulfide reductase encodes MRLLSLLFALCVLVSCGDAAVASSNSTATSGNAAQSAPQEVDLSNAEAPNIRIILENTPIKGALLVGQFMDQQFRVDSASVEGNTMVFQRDDPYNPGHYLVYLPTGNGIQIMISDDQTFTMSGDMSNLAATAKIEGQDDTKLLYEAMAYEQSLQSEFQALSNRRSGLRAGTPEYDAAAADRRALVAKRQAKLEEIFAKAPNSLFTTFKRAGQNPNLKDLRLPNGDPDEVAQVADFRYHFWDGVDFSDARLLRTPVIKTKLNRYIKELTPQNADSIIVAADRLLAKTGYQGKFFEFFANWITLQYEPGKSTVMDAEAIHVNMIQKYFTKERATWSDSMTVYGLQQRASTMAQSLIGLPAPDITVPGLDGQGKRLYDLKKPYIAVFMFNPECEHCIEQAPKLTALYPSLRNELDIYAIALDTEPEKWKNFVKAYNFTPFTNVFDPTNRSIFKTFYVDNTPELYLIDADRKIVAKNLKVSQLAEAIQMDKVK; translated from the coding sequence ATGCGCTTACTATCCCTTCTTTTTGCCCTTTGCGTCCTGGTATCCTGCGGCGACGCGGCGGTGGCTTCTTCTAACTCTACGGCAACCTCCGGCAACGCCGCGCAATCTGCTCCTCAAGAGGTGGATCTTTCTAACGCAGAAGCGCCAAACATCCGGATCATACTAGAGAATACGCCCATCAAAGGGGCACTACTGGTCGGGCAGTTCATGGACCAGCAATTCCGGGTAGACAGCGCAAGTGTCGAAGGTAACACCATGGTCTTCCAGCGCGATGATCCTTACAACCCCGGCCATTACCTCGTGTACTTGCCCACCGGTAACGGTATCCAGATCATGATCTCCGACGATCAGACTTTTACCATGAGTGGGGATATGAGTAACCTGGCGGCAACGGCTAAAATTGAAGGGCAGGACGATACCAAGCTGTTGTACGAAGCCATGGCGTACGAGCAGTCCCTCCAGTCAGAATTCCAGGCATTGAGCAATCGCCGGTCCGGATTACGTGCGGGTACCCCGGAGTACGATGCGGCAGCCGCGGATCGCCGAGCATTAGTGGCCAAGCGACAAGCGAAGTTGGAAGAGATCTTTGCCAAAGCCCCCAACTCGCTGTTTACGACCTTCAAGCGCGCCGGCCAAAATCCCAACCTGAAGGATCTCCGCCTTCCCAATGGCGATCCAGATGAGGTCGCTCAGGTCGCTGATTTTCGCTACCATTTTTGGGATGGGGTAGACTTCAGCGACGCCCGCCTACTCCGCACGCCGGTCATCAAAACGAAGCTGAATCGCTACATTAAAGAGTTGACGCCACAAAACGCCGATTCGATTATCGTGGCGGCCGACCGGCTGCTCGCCAAAACCGGTTACCAGGGTAAGTTTTTCGAATTCTTTGCCAACTGGATCACCCTGCAGTACGAACCCGGAAAATCGACCGTCATGGACGCGGAAGCAATCCACGTCAATATGATTCAGAAGTACTTCACCAAAGAGCGGGCTACCTGGTCCGACAGCATGACCGTCTACGGTTTGCAGCAGCGCGCCAGCACGATGGCGCAGAGTTTGATTGGCTTACCAGCGCCGGACATCACCGTCCCCGGATTGGATGGTCAGGGCAAGCGACTGTACGATCTGAAAAAACCCTACATCGCGGTATTCATGTTCAACCCGGAGTGCGAGCACTGTATCGAGCAGGCCCCCAAACTCACGGCACTTTACCCCAGCCTCCGTAATGAGTTAGACATTTACGCCATCGCCCTTGATACCGAACCCGAGAAGTGGAAGAACTTCGTCAAAGCATACAACTTCACGCCCTTCACCAACGTGTTCGACCCGACTAACCGCTCGATCTTCAAGACCTTCTACGTCGACAATACGCCCGAGCTCTACCTCATCGACGCTGATCGGAAGATTGTAGCCAAAAACCTAAAGGTGAGTCAATTAGCGGAGGCAATCCAGATGGATAAGGTGAAATAA
- a CDS encoding carbohydrate kinase family protein → MITLPSPEIACIGELLIDMISTDYADDFASARSYERLAGGSPANLAMNLARLGKSVGLIAAVGRDAAGQLLIEEVAAAGVETMGIAQLPLPTTLILVTKSKEVSQFEAYRSADRHLSAEQFAYLDLDKLKVMHTTAFALSHEPARSVILDQMDQGAAAGARLSTDFNYAAKIWEGKREEAIATLRRIAAAGALIKMSDVDYERLVGEPITDPKVAATGLLDLGAHAVCLTLGGEGCFVQSAEESFHLPANPVDVVDTTGAGDAFWSGFLAAYTEDRSLNECARAGRAMATLKLSRLGPVREKREVADLLQL, encoded by the coding sequence ATGATTACCCTCCCCAGCCCCGAGATTGCCTGCATCGGCGAATTACTCATCGACATGATCAGCACGGATTACGCCGACGATTTTGCCTCCGCCAGAAGCTACGAACGCCTCGCCGGGGGCAGCCCGGCCAACCTGGCGATGAACCTGGCGAGGTTGGGGAAATCCGTTGGCCTCATTGCTGCCGTTGGTCGTGATGCTGCCGGTCAGCTCCTCATCGAAGAGGTGGCCGCAGCGGGTGTGGAAACCATGGGCATCGCTCAGTTGCCTCTACCTACGACCTTGATCTTGGTCACCAAGAGCAAGGAGGTCAGCCAGTTCGAAGCCTACCGCAGCGCCGACCGCCACCTGAGCGCCGAGCAGTTCGCCTACCTGGATCTCGATAAGCTTAAGGTGATGCACACCACTGCTTTCGCCCTGAGCCACGAGCCCGCTCGGTCCGTTATTCTCGACCAAATGGATCAGGGCGCTGCCGCAGGTGCCAGGTTGAGTACGGACTTTAATTACGCCGCCAAGATCTGGGAGGGCAAGCGCGAGGAAGCCATCGCCACCCTGAGGCGAATAGCCGCCGCGGGTGCCCTCATCAAAATGAGCGACGTTGATTACGAAAGACTGGTCGGGGAGCCCATCACCGACCCGAAAGTCGCGGCCACCGGTCTGCTGGATTTGGGCGCCCACGCCGTCTGCCTGACCTTAGGAGGAGAAGGGTGTTTCGTACAGTCCGCCGAAGAAAGCTTCCACCTACCCGCCAACCCCGTGGACGTAGTGGATACCACCGGCGCCGGCGATGCTTTCTGGTCCGGCTTCCTCGCCGCCTATACGGAAGACCGCTCGCTAAATGAGTGCGCTCGTGCCGGGCGTGCGATGGCTACTCTCAAGCTCTCCCGCCTCGGGCCGGTGCGCGAGAAAAGGGAGGTCGCAGACCTATTACAATTGTAG
- a CDS encoding glycerol-3-phosphate dehydrogenase/oxidase: protein MNASQQRASDLNKIASHRFDLVVIGGGITGAGVALDAASRGLDVLVIERNDFASGTSSKSTKLIHGGLRYLKNLEIGLVREVGQERAVVHELAPHLVRPEKMLLPLVEGGSLGKLSTSMALWVYDFLADVEGDDKRVMLSKEETADYEPLLRDDILKGGGFYAEYRTDDARLTIENIKTAVAHGATALNYVEAVDFTYDEAEKINGVVMHDRHTDARITVSTEHVISCTGPWVDDLRKVDKSMTNRGVFLSKGVHIVVARERLPLQHAVYFDVSDGRMLFAIPRLRCTYIGTTDTPYKGDPDAIPTYLEDVQYLLDGTNAIFPDVNLVVEDVESSWAGVRPLIYEQGKSAGEMSRKDEIFESKSGLLSIAGGKLTGYRKMAERVVDRVGKQMREDGEKLKDTHTKEIELTGGPFKDFEEVLNYEKTVANHLLAASLAPDRAGYLVANYGKQSPEIIDASVLRAEGTDVARLACAEAAFCIEKEFALYPIDWVERRSGRLYFDMPSIEPVLEEVVAVFASAYDYDEATRIAEMDKVRAAISWVSEFRPEPVAVA, encoded by the coding sequence ATGAACGCTTCCCAACAACGCGCCTCCGACCTGAATAAAATTGCTTCCCACCGCTTTGACCTCGTCGTCATTGGTGGAGGCATTACCGGTGCTGGCGTGGCGCTCGATGCGGCCAGCCGGGGGTTAGACGTACTCGTCATCGAGCGCAACGATTTTGCTTCGGGCACGAGCTCTAAATCCACCAAGCTCATTCACGGTGGCCTGCGTTACCTCAAGAACCTGGAGATCGGCCTCGTACGAGAAGTCGGGCAGGAACGCGCCGTCGTCCACGAATTGGCGCCCCACCTCGTCCGTCCCGAAAAGATGTTGCTTCCTCTCGTTGAGGGTGGCTCTCTCGGCAAGCTATCCACCAGCATGGCACTGTGGGTATACGATTTCCTGGCGGACGTGGAAGGCGACGACAAGCGCGTCATGCTGAGCAAGGAAGAAACCGCGGATTACGAACCGCTCCTGCGCGACGACATCCTTAAAGGCGGAGGCTTCTACGCCGAGTACCGGACGGACGACGCCCGCCTCACCATCGAAAACATCAAGACGGCCGTAGCACACGGCGCTACCGCTCTGAACTACGTAGAGGCCGTCGACTTCACCTACGACGAAGCAGAAAAGATCAACGGCGTCGTCATGCACGATCGCCACACGGATGCCCGCATCACCGTGAGCACTGAACACGTCATCAGCTGTACCGGACCGTGGGTGGACGACCTGCGTAAGGTAGATAAGAGCATGACCAACCGCGGGGTATTCCTCTCCAAAGGCGTTCACATCGTGGTGGCCCGCGAGCGCCTACCGTTGCAGCACGCCGTTTATTTCGACGTGTCGGACGGCCGGATGCTTTTCGCTATCCCTCGTTTGCGCTGTACCTACATCGGTACTACGGATACGCCGTACAAAGGTGACCCTGACGCCATCCCCACCTACCTGGAGGACGTGCAGTACTTGCTGGACGGGACAAACGCCATTTTCCCCGACGTTAACCTCGTCGTGGAGGACGTAGAATCCAGCTGGGCCGGTGTCCGCCCCCTCATTTACGAGCAGGGGAAATCCGCCGGCGAAATGTCGCGCAAGGACGAGATCTTCGAGTCTAAGTCTGGCCTCCTCAGCATCGCGGGTGGCAAGCTCACTGGTTACCGCAAAATGGCCGAACGCGTCGTGGACCGGGTCGGGAAACAAATGCGGGAGGACGGAGAAAAATTGAAAGACACCCATACCAAGGAGATCGAACTGACCGGTGGCCCCTTCAAGGATTTCGAGGAGGTGCTGAACTACGAAAAAACCGTCGCTAACCACTTACTGGCCGCCAGCCTCGCGCCGGACCGCGCTGGTTACCTCGTCGCCAATTACGGGAAGCAAAGCCCGGAGATCATCGATGCTTCCGTGCTGCGCGCGGAGGGCACTGACGTGGCGCGTCTGGCTTGCGCCGAAGCTGCCTTTTGTATCGAAAAAGAGTTCGCCCTCTACCCCATCGACTGGGTGGAGCGTCGGTCTGGCCGCCTGTACTTCGACATGCCGTCCATCGAGCCGGTTTTGGAAGAAGTTGTTGCCGTGTTCGCCAGCGCTTACGATTACGACGAAGCTACCCGGATTGCTGAAATGGACAAGGTTCGCGCCGCGATCAGCTGGGTGAGTGAATTCCGCCCGGAGCCGGTCGCAGTGGCATAA
- a CDS encoding GDYXXLXY domain-containing protein — protein sequence MKFSTKHLILINLLILFGFLAMSISSKETLLKEGQLVLLELVPIDPRSLMQGDYMRLEYAIAQRKYGEVYGKQGYVVIRLDEDGVGEAQRYQQDKLPLEPGEILLPYRNSEWDTDIGANSYFFQEGREDDFAEARYGGLRVDDDGNSVLAGLYNEERQLIE from the coding sequence ATGAAATTCTCCACTAAGCACCTGATCCTGATCAATTTGCTGATCCTTTTCGGTTTTCTGGCCATGAGTATCAGCAGTAAAGAAACTCTGTTAAAGGAGGGTCAACTGGTACTCCTCGAACTGGTACCCATCGACCCGCGCTCACTCATGCAGGGCGACTACATGCGCCTCGAATACGCCATCGCGCAACGGAAGTACGGCGAGGTATACGGCAAACAAGGGTACGTCGTGATCCGGCTCGATGAGGATGGGGTAGGGGAGGCACAGCGCTACCAGCAAGATAAATTACCCCTGGAGCCAGGTGAGATCCTGCTCCCTTACCGCAACTCGGAATGGGACACCGATATCGGTGCCAACTCCTACTTCTTCCAGGAAGGCCGGGAGGATGATTTCGCCGAAGCCCGCTACGGCGGCCTGCGGGTGGATGATGACGGCAACTCAGTATTGGCCGGGCTTTATAACGAAGAACGCCAATTGATCGAGTGA
- a CDS encoding DUF2157 domain-containing protein — MRNYHKYLLFLAARKEIDAPTYAQRLQENVEPNARAWQRFTATGLLAFGLGLLACGLIFLLAFNWDALSKWQKLTIAALGVATPTLLALTNLFSAGNRKILMTVAAFMVGGLFAVYGQIYQTGADAFEYFLAWTWFITIWAIVVDFPALWLIWLAAFNFTLYFYGEQMLNGWRTYEMLSIQFVLSALILLGLATWSRKRSKPYPRWFLNVIALAVATLGCVAIMFSTWHDDENGRYVIIRFAILIVIVLALVVGKAYRWLGLMASMALSLIVSIAVLIVSGSETTEAILIASFWTLGATTATVLSLNILRKYWRDEEDSELQLSNQVGAAAGAQQKASNLDEPVVILDPNEEPNLPLNPEDSPSSALETEYHQLEREKPSIGLQLLSLAGGLLAMVAIIAFLALAGLLDEPEGRLALGILFIGVGIAMDRGKQGDFLGALSVSGVTTGILLFIAAWLEWSEPSFRTVMLSVAVMCLVLLSIAKSSVLRVLLVTGMHAGFLIGTFDPDGGALQYLPRLYVLGMGMFLAAWMLLEVRIVNASPWLARRYGAIRTGTMVSLIAGAIFVRWVGLFSSYEQFYYPFGFPTLEWLLLPALYVAYLVLKRHWPDPNQWIPYLLGVGLLFLPFTFAPAAAPAILVIMLSVKQGYRLGLMLGIAAFLYFIGQFYYDLNISLLNKSFLLIGAGAFYLIGYAVVRKKLATDEILH, encoded by the coding sequence ATGAGAAATTACCACAAGTACCTGCTATTTCTGGCGGCCCGTAAAGAGATTGACGCTCCTACTTACGCGCAACGGCTACAGGAAAACGTAGAACCCAACGCGCGGGCCTGGCAACGCTTCACCGCCACCGGTTTGCTCGCCTTTGGCCTGGGTTTACTCGCCTGCGGGCTCATCTTTCTCCTGGCCTTCAACTGGGACGCGTTGAGCAAATGGCAGAAGTTGACCATCGCTGCGCTGGGGGTGGCTACGCCAACGTTGCTGGCCCTCACCAACTTATTCTCGGCGGGAAACCGAAAGATCTTGATGACCGTAGCGGCCTTCATGGTCGGGGGGCTTTTTGCGGTTTACGGGCAGATCTACCAGACCGGGGCGGATGCCTTCGAGTACTTCCTGGCCTGGACTTGGTTCATCACCATCTGGGCCATCGTCGTCGATTTTCCGGCACTGTGGTTGATCTGGTTGGCGGCCTTCAACTTCACGCTCTATTTCTACGGTGAGCAGATGCTGAACGGTTGGCGTACCTACGAAATGCTCAGTATTCAGTTCGTTTTGTCTGCACTGATTCTGCTCGGGCTGGCCACCTGGTCCAGAAAACGTTCAAAACCCTATCCGAGGTGGTTCCTCAACGTGATTGCCCTGGCCGTCGCTACGTTAGGCTGCGTAGCCATCATGTTCAGCACCTGGCACGACGACGAAAATGGCCGCTACGTAATCATTCGGTTTGCCATTCTAATCGTAATCGTTTTAGCACTCGTCGTCGGTAAGGCGTATCGCTGGTTGGGCTTGATGGCCAGCATGGCCTTATCCCTGATCGTATCTATTGCGGTATTGATCGTCAGCGGCTCGGAAACGACGGAAGCAATTCTTATCGCATCCTTCTGGACGCTTGGTGCCACTACGGCGACCGTGCTCTCCCTGAATATCCTCCGGAAATACTGGCGAGACGAAGAAGATTCGGAGTTGCAATTAAGCAATCAGGTGGGCGCTGCCGCAGGTGCTCAGCAAAAGGCAAGCAATCTGGACGAGCCTGTAGTGATATTGGATCCAAATGAAGAACCAAACCTACCCCTGAATCCGGAGGATAGTCCCTCATCAGCATTGGAAACGGAATACCACCAACTGGAGCGGGAAAAACCAAGCATCGGTCTCCAACTCCTCAGCCTGGCGGGTGGCCTGTTGGCTATGGTAGCCATCATCGCTTTCCTGGCCCTCGCCGGCCTACTCGACGAACCGGAGGGAAGGTTGGCATTGGGAATACTTTTCATTGGTGTCGGGATCGCCATGGACCGTGGCAAACAGGGAGACTTCCTGGGCGCCCTCAGCGTATCCGGCGTCACGACTGGTATTCTCCTTTTCATCGCCGCCTGGCTGGAATGGTCGGAACCCTCCTTCCGCACGGTGATGCTGTCCGTCGCGGTGATGTGTCTGGTCTTACTAAGTATTGCCAAGAGTAGCGTGCTTCGCGTCCTCCTCGTAACGGGTATGCACGCGGGGTTTCTCATCGGTACCTTCGATCCGGATGGTGGAGCACTACAGTACCTGCCGCGTCTCTACGTACTGGGGATGGGAATGTTCCTGGCCGCCTGGATGTTGCTGGAGGTCAGAATTGTGAATGCGTCTCCGTGGCTGGCCCGCAGGTACGGGGCCATTCGTACCGGTACGATGGTGTCCCTAATCGCTGGGGCGATATTCGTGCGTTGGGTTGGCCTATTCAGTAGCTACGAGCAGTTTTATTATCCCTTCGGTTTTCCTACCCTGGAGTGGCTATTACTCCCGGCCCTGTACGTCGCGTACCTCGTCCTGAAGCGTCACTGGCCGGACCCTAACCAGTGGATTCCCTACCTGCTTGGCGTAGGTCTTCTCTTCTTGCCCTTCACTTTTGCACCTGCGGCAGCGCCCGCCATCCTGGTGATTATGCTCTCCGTAAAACAAGGCTACCGTTTGGGTTTGATGCTCGGAATTGCTGCTTTCCTCTACTTTATTGGACAGTTTTACTACGACTTGAACATCTCCTTGTTGAACAAATCGTTTCTGCTTATTGGTGCCGGGGCGTTCTATTTGATTGGCTACGCCGTGGTGCGTAAAAAACTTGCGACCGATGAAATTCTCCACTAA